A section of the Leptotrichia sp. HSP-342 genome encodes:
- a CDS encoding FGGY-family carbohydrate kinase produces the protein MKYFLSIDYGGTNTKAIIFDENGNEIGVSSFHTMRKEVKPDYREVDLKETSEAIYDSIKKVLKKSNLTGRDISAVACVGHGKGLYVLDKNHNEFMNGILSTDGRAGELANKFENKIKKIWNKTRQHVFGVQNPVLLRWLKENEPKAYNNIGAILSAKDYVRFKLTGKVNQEYGDASGNHWINFEKGAYDDEILEFFEIPEMKEALPPLVDYNEIVGGVTKEVAEITGLLEGTPVVGGLFDIDACAIGSGVLDSSTFSVIAGTWNINTYPSKTPASYESGQMNSYFPNRDFLVEESSPTSAGNLDIILNMLMSEEMSSLKETESIYIGLEAFLKDTTASYSKVIFLPFLYGSNTRTEAPSCFLGLTATTTKLEMVRSVYEGIVFSHKQHLDKLEKNLGKRPDVIRISGGGTNSKQWCQIFSDILNIPVETLEGSELGGLGGAIASYQAIEKTSLEDTIKKMVRIKDRYEPVEEEHKKYIKKYEVYQEILKSMDTTFHSLKKLNEEL, from the coding sequence ATGAAATATTTTTTGAGTATAGATTATGGAGGAACAAACACAAAAGCTATTATTTTTGATGAAAATGGAAATGAAATTGGTGTCTCTTCTTTTCATACGATGAGAAAAGAAGTAAAACCAGATTACAGGGAAGTTGATTTAAAAGAAACTTCAGAAGCTATTTATGATTCGATAAAAAAAGTTCTAAAAAAATCAAATCTAACTGGAAGAGATATCAGTGCAGTCGCTTGTGTTGGTCACGGAAAAGGACTTTATGTACTAGATAAAAATCACAATGAATTTATGAACGGAATTTTATCAACAGATGGAAGAGCGGGAGAATTAGCTAATAAATTTGAAAATAAAATAAAAAAAATATGGAATAAGACAAGACAGCATGTTTTTGGCGTTCAAAATCCGGTATTGTTACGTTGGTTAAAAGAAAACGAACCTAAAGCTTATAATAATATAGGAGCAATTTTATCTGCAAAGGATTATGTTCGTTTTAAACTAACTGGAAAAGTAAATCAGGAATATGGAGATGCTTCGGGAAATCATTGGATTAATTTTGAAAAAGGAGCCTATGATGATGAAATTTTAGAATTTTTTGAAATTCCTGAAATGAAAGAAGCACTGCCGCCATTAGTTGATTATAATGAAATTGTCGGAGGAGTTACAAAAGAGGTTGCTGAAATTACAGGGCTTTTAGAAGGAACTCCTGTTGTAGGTGGATTATTTGATATTGATGCTTGTGCAATAGGTTCTGGAGTTTTAGACAGCTCTACATTTAGTGTTATTGCAGGAACTTGGAATATAAATACTTATCCATCGAAAACACCTGCATCATATGAAAGCGGTCAAATGAACTCGTATTTTCCAAATCGAGATTTTTTAGTAGAAGAATCGAGTCCAACTTCTGCTGGAAATCTAGATATTATTTTAAATATGCTGATGTCTGAAGAAATGTCCAGCCTAAAAGAAACAGAAAGTATTTATATTGGACTTGAAGCATTTTTAAAAGATACCACGGCTTCTTATAGCAAAGTTATATTTTTGCCATTCTTGTATGGAAGTAATACCCGTACTGAGGCGCCATCATGTTTCTTGGGACTTACAGCGACAACTACAAAATTAGAAATGGTTCGTTCTGTTTATGAAGGAATTGTATTTTCTCATAAACAGCACTTGGATAAACTGGAAAAAAATTTAGGGAAAAGACCAGATGTAATTCGTATTTCAGGAGGCGGAACTAATTCAAAACAATGGTGTCAAATTTTTTCTGATATTTTAAATATTCCTGTTGAAACTTTAGAAGGAAGTGAGTTAGGTGGACTTGGTGGAGCGATTGCAAGTTATCAGGCAATAGAAAAAACTTCGTTGGAAGACACTATAAAAAAGATGGTTAGAATAAAAGACAGATACGAGCCTGTTGAAGAAGAACATAAAAAATATATAAAAAAATATGAAGTATATCAGGAAATCCTAAAAAGTATGGATACAACTTTTCATAGTTTAAAAAAATTAAATGAAGAATTATAA
- a CDS encoding amidohydrolase family protein produces the protein MKKIDAHAHIVKAVAGFNKKGRMTPLGNGKVIWDDGDVTQLFPEGYGDTEFTAESFLKLLDENGIEKSVLLQGHLHGYQNYYTYLTIKKYPERFIGAFSVDPYAKEALEITKRYVEVLGFRAIKFEISEDGGIHGYRNTNPFRLDTDPFVTRLFNYLADYPGFVVTVDYGNWDQISHQPQAIANLAKLYPNIDFVVCHLSFPHAATPERVRADLNMWKEYPNIYTDLSAIQDIDSPEDYPFPNSYKNVTIAKEILGAKRLIWGTDSPWSATFNTYNELATWLENVDIFTKEELEDVFYNNAQRVYFKPEAVKAIKESVDSATEGIDINI, from the coding sequence ATGAAAAAAATAGATGCACATGCACATATTGTAAAAGCAGTTGCTGGATTCAATAAAAAAGGGAGAATGACTCCGCTTGGAAATGGAAAAGTAATATGGGATGATGGAGATGTAACTCAGTTATTTCCTGAAGGTTATGGAGATACAGAATTTACAGCAGAATCATTTTTAAAGTTGCTGGATGAAAATGGTATTGAAAAATCTGTACTTTTACAAGGACATTTACATGGATATCAAAATTATTACACTTATCTCACAATAAAAAAATACCCAGAAAGATTTATAGGAGCCTTTTCAGTAGATCCTTATGCTAAGGAAGCGCTTGAAATTACTAAAAGATATGTAGAAGTTTTAGGGTTTAGAGCAATAAAATTTGAAATAAGTGAAGATGGAGGAATTCATGGATATAGAAATACAAATCCATTTAGACTAGATACAGATCCGTTTGTAACAAGATTATTTAACTATTTGGCGGATTATCCTGGATTTGTTGTTACAGTAGATTATGGTAATTGGGATCAAATAAGCCATCAGCCACAAGCGATTGCAAATCTTGCAAAACTTTATCCTAATATTGATTTTGTAGTTTGTCATTTATCATTCCCACATGCGGCAACTCCTGAAAGAGTGAGAGCGGATCTTAATATGTGGAAGGAATATCCTAATATTTATACTGATTTATCAGCTATTCAAGATATAGATAGTCCTGAAGATTATCCATTTCCAAATTCGTACAAAAATGTAACTATTGCAAAAGAAATTTTGGGAGCAAAACGACTTATTTGGGGAACAGATTCTCCTTGGTCTGCAACATTTAACACTTATAATGAATTAGCAACTTGGCTTGAAAATGTAGATATTTTTACAAAAGAAGAATTAGAGGATGTTTTCTATAATAATGCTCAGAGAGTATACTTTAAACCTGAAGCAGTAAAAGCTATAAAAGAATCTGTTGATTCTGCAACAGAAGGAATAGATATAAATATTTAA
- a CDS encoding PTS galactitol transporter subunit IIC: MLKVFSDIFNTLGPAVVVPIMIFVVSVALGVQVKKSIMSGLYAGIGLTGFGWVIGSFAPAVTQLVDQMVKATGLKLEVVDMGWQMGSKLSFSTTIGLSFFVFGLLIEILLFVIGVTRVFVPSNLWNNFGYMIWGAMAYQFTQNFALSFAFMIFMLLYSLLLSETVADRWSEYYGVKNATINSIHNVESLVPAIILDPLWNLLGLHKSKLNPETLKRKLGVFGEPTMLGAILGLIMGVFGNIKSLGTLAAWGQILGFAVALSAVMTIFPLITGVFAKAFGPLAEAVEKNKKQDASNERETDKRRWFIAVDDGVGFGEPATIIAGVLLIPVMAILSFVLPGNKTLPMVDLIAIPFIIEAMIAVTKGNILKTILNGIIWLSLGLYASSFIAPYYTSAAIATKALPAGAALIASFNLTARPLNALIFFAWISGNPILIGITIVVYLVGLFFLRTKRESIYAYLKKMADKNSGFEGSKEKIFMGQD; this comes from the coding sequence ATGTTAAAAGTATTTAGTGATATATTTAATACGCTGGGACCAGCAGTAGTTGTACCTATAATGATTTTTGTAGTAAGTGTAGCACTTGGAGTACAAGTTAAAAAATCTATTATGAGCGGACTTTATGCAGGTATTGGTCTTACAGGATTTGGATGGGTAATAGGAAGTTTTGCGCCAGCAGTAACTCAGTTAGTTGATCAAATGGTAAAAGCTACAGGATTAAAGTTGGAAGTTGTGGATATGGGTTGGCAAATGGGTTCTAAACTTTCATTTTCAACAACTATTGGACTTTCATTTTTTGTATTTGGATTATTAATTGAAATTCTGTTATTTGTAATTGGAGTAACTCGTGTATTTGTTCCATCAAATTTATGGAATAATTTTGGATATATGATTTGGGGAGCAATGGCATATCAATTTACTCAAAATTTTGCATTGTCATTTGCATTTATGATTTTTATGTTACTTTACTCACTGCTTTTATCAGAAACAGTTGCTGATAGATGGTCTGAATATTATGGAGTTAAAAATGCAACAATCAATTCAATTCATAATGTAGAATCATTAGTTCCAGCGATTATTCTTGATCCTCTGTGGAATTTATTGGGACTTCACAAATCAAAATTAAATCCAGAAACATTAAAGAGAAAATTGGGAGTTTTTGGAGAACCGACAATGCTTGGAGCAATTTTAGGACTTATTATGGGAGTTTTTGGGAATATAAAATCATTAGGAACTTTAGCTGCCTGGGGACAAATTTTAGGATTTGCTGTTGCATTATCAGCTGTTATGACAATATTTCCATTGATTACAGGAGTATTTGCAAAAGCGTTTGGACCACTTGCAGAAGCAGTTGAAAAAAATAAAAAGCAAGATGCTTCAAATGAACGTGAAACTGATAAAAGAAGATGGTTTATTGCAGTTGATGATGGAGTAGGATTTGGAGAACCTGCAACAATTATCGCAGGAGTGTTATTAATTCCTGTTATGGCAATACTGTCATTTGTTTTGCCAGGAAATAAGACATTGCCAATGGTTGATTTAATCGCAATTCCTTTTATAATTGAAGCAATGATAGCTGTTACTAAAGGAAATATTTTAAAAACAATATTAAATGGAATAATTTGGCTAAGTTTAGGACTTTATGCAAGTAGTTTTATAGCACCGTATTATACAAGTGCGGCAATTGCAACAAAAGCTTTACCTGCAGGGGCAGCATTAATAGCAAGTTTTAATTTGACAGCTAGACCGCTGAATGCACTAATTTTCTTTGCTTGGATTTCAGGAAATCCTATATTAATAGGAATTACAATAGTTGTATATCTAGTAGGACTATTCTTTTTAAGAACAAAACGAGAAAGTATCTATGCTTATTTGAAAAAAATGGCTGATAAAAACAGTGGATTTGAAGGAAGTAAAGAAAAAATATTTATGGGACAAGATTAA
- a CDS encoding NAD(P)-dependent oxidoreductase, producing the protein MAKEKVLVTGIVPKEGLTELMEKFDVTYSEEPFTREYVLENLHKYDALLLMGQKADKELIEAGENLKLISLNAVGFDHVDIEFAKSKGIVVSNSPQAVRVPTAEMTFALLLAAAKRLAFYDKIVRDGNWIDPSERKYQGLSLEGATLGVYGFGRIGQTVAKLAQSFGMKVLYHDTFRLSEEKEKELNVKYVEFDELLGNSDVITIHAPGLPTTKGKFNKEAFKKMKNRSYLINAARGPIVVEADLVEALKTGEIAGAGLDVFEFEPKVSEELRALDSVIMAPHAGTGTVEGRITLAKEAADNIIEFFAGNARNVVNP; encoded by the coding sequence ATGGCAAAAGAAAAAGTATTAGTAACAGGGATTGTACCAAAAGAAGGACTTACAGAATTAATGGAAAAATTTGATGTGACTTATTCAGAAGAACCTTTCACTAGAGAATATGTGCTGGAAAATCTTCATAAATATGATGCACTTTTATTGATGGGGCAAAAAGCAGACAAAGAGCTTATAGAAGCTGGAGAAAATTTGAAATTAATTTCTTTAAATGCGGTAGGGTTTGACCATGTTGATATTGAATTTGCAAAAAGCAAGGGAATTGTAGTTTCAAATTCACCACAGGCAGTGAGAGTTCCTACAGCGGAAATGACTTTTGCACTGTTGCTGGCCGCAGCAAAAAGATTGGCATTTTACGATAAAATCGTAAGAGATGGAAATTGGATTGATCCAAGTGAAAGAAAATATCAAGGATTATCATTGGAAGGAGCAACTTTAGGAGTTTATGGATTTGGAAGAATTGGACAAACAGTTGCAAAATTAGCTCAAAGTTTTGGTATGAAAGTTTTGTATCACGACACTTTTAGACTTAGTGAAGAGAAGGAAAAAGAATTAAATGTAAAATATGTTGAGTTTGATGAGTTATTGGGAAATTCTGATGTAATAACAATCCATGCTCCTGGATTACCTACTACAAAAGGTAAATTTAATAAAGAAGCGTTCAAAAAAATGAAAAATAGAAGCTACCTTATAAATGCCGCTCGTGGACCAATTGTAGTGGAAGCTGATTTGGTGGAAGCGCTCAAAACAGGAGAAATTGCCGGAGCAGGGCTTGATGTGTTTGAGTTTGAACCTAAAGTTTCAGAAGAATTAAGAGCCTTAGACAGTGTGATTATGGCACCTCACGCTGGAACAGGAACTGTTGAAGGAAGAATAACTTTGGCAAAAGAAGCAGCTGACAACATTATTGAATTTTTTGCAGGAAATGCAAGAAATGTAGTAAATCCGTAA
- a CDS encoding YhcH/YjgK/YiaL family protein, with product MTYTNLRDTLQNKNVAKKVQECIEYTNINLEELKKLDGGAYDIDLGIKMHVNAYETGTEEDKIMETHLKNLDVQIMLCGEEYVAFNTSNNMKVEKIEEEKDLVIYSGNVLFNVLLKEGDILILYPNDVHMPGLKVKESKKIKKLVFKVPLKEL from the coding sequence ATGACGTATACAAATTTAAGAGATACTTTGCAAAATAAAAATGTTGCTAAAAAAGTTCAAGAATGTATTGAATATACAAATATAAATTTAGAGGAACTAAAAAAGCTTGATGGTGGAGCGTATGATATTGATTTAGGAATAAAAATGCATGTAAATGCTTACGAAACTGGCACAGAGGAAGATAAAATCATGGAAACCCATCTAAAAAATTTGGATGTACAAATAATGCTTTGTGGAGAGGAATATGTGGCATTTAACACTTCAAATAATATGAAAGTTGAGAAAATAGAAGAAGAAAAAGATTTAGTTATTTACTCAGGTAATGTTTTATTTAATGTTCTGTTAAAAGAGGGAGACATTTTAATTCTGTATCCAAATGATGTGCATATGCCAGGATTAAAAGTGAAGGAATCAAAGAAAATAAAAAAACTTGTCTTTAAAGTACCATTAAAGGAACTTTAA
- the adhP gene encoding alcohol dehydrogenase AdhP, whose amino-acid sequence MKAVVVNQEGTGIEVVEKELRGLKAGEALVDVEYCGVCHTDLHVAHGDFGKVPGRVLGHEGIGIVREVADGVTSLKPGDRVSIAWFFEGCGRCEYCINGQETLCRDVINAGYSADGGMAEQCIVTADYAVKVPEGLDPAQASSITCAGVTTYKAIKVGKPQPGQWVVIYGAGGLGNLAVQYAKKVFNTHVIAIDINDDKLALAKEVGADYIINGKKEDPVAKIKELSGLGAHIAVVTAVSKVAFNQAIDSVRAAGKVVAVGLPSETMDLPIVKTVLDGIEVIGSLVGTREDLKEAFQFGAEGLVVPVVQTRTIDEAPEIFKEMEEGKIQGRMVIDMHSHSCGCGHKH is encoded by the coding sequence ATGAAAGCGGTAGTAGTTAATCAAGAAGGAACTGGAATAGAAGTTGTAGAAAAAGAATTAAGAGGACTAAAAGCGGGAGAAGCGTTAGTTGATGTGGAATATTGCGGTGTTTGCCATACTGATTTACATGTGGCTCATGGAGATTTTGGAAAAGTTCCTGGAAGAGTTTTGGGACATGAAGGAATTGGAATTGTAAGAGAAGTTGCAGATGGTGTAACATCTTTAAAACCTGGAGATAGAGTAAGTATTGCTTGGTTTTTTGAAGGTTGTGGAAGATGTGAATACTGTATCAATGGACAAGAAACATTGTGTAGAGATGTAATAAACGCAGGATATTCTGCTGACGGAGGAATGGCTGAACAATGTATAGTTACAGCTGATTATGCAGTAAAAGTTCCAGAAGGATTAGATCCAGCTCAAGCCAGCAGTATCACTTGTGCAGGAGTTACAACTTATAAAGCAATAAAAGTTGGAAAACCTCAACCTGGACAATGGGTAGTAATCTACGGTGCAGGAGGATTAGGAAACTTGGCAGTTCAATATGCTAAAAAAGTATTTAATACTCACGTAATTGCTATTGACATAAATGATGACAAATTAGCACTTGCAAAAGAAGTTGGAGCTGACTATATTATAAATGGTAAAAAAGAAGATCCTGTTGCAAAAATTAAGGAATTAAGCGGACTTGGGGCTCATATTGCTGTAGTTACTGCTGTATCAAAAGTTGCATTTAACCAAGCTATTGATTCAGTAAGAGCCGCTGGTAAAGTTGTTGCAGTTGGACTTCCATCAGAAACTATGGACTTGCCAATCGTAAAAACAGTATTAGATGGTATCGAAGTAATCGGATCACTTGTTGGAACAAGGGAAGACTTAAAAGAAGCATTCCAATTTGGAGCAGAAGGATTGGTTGTTCCTGTAGTTCAAACAAGAACTATTGATGAAGCTCCTGAAATCTTTAAAGAAATGGAAGAAGGAAAAATTCAGGGACGTATGGTAATCGATATGCACTCACATTCTTGTGGTTGCGGACATAAACATTAA
- a CDS encoding flavin reductase, translated as MGFHEIKIQDFDLNPFTSTGKDWCLVTAGDENGINTMTVTWGMMGYLWRGPVISVYIRPTRYTKKFVDEQNCFSLSFFNGYKKELHVLGLKSGRDVDKIAEVGFNPIFLDGVPAFEEAKLVIVAEKLYIDDIKPENFIDKNIPEKLYTKEEPHIVYTGRVKKIYVKD; from the coding sequence ATGGGATTTCATGAGATTAAAATTCAGGATTTTGATTTAAATCCTTTTACAAGTACAGGTAAAGACTGGTGTCTTGTCACGGCGGGAGATGAGAACGGGATAAATACAATGACTGTCACGTGGGGAATGATGGGATACCTTTGGCGAGGTCCTGTTATTTCAGTTTATATAAGACCTACAAGATATACTAAAAAATTTGTAGATGAGCAAAATTGTTTTTCTTTAAGTTTTTTTAATGGTTATAAAAAGGAACTTCATGTACTTGGATTAAAATCAGGAAGAGATGTAGACAAAATCGCAGAAGTTGGATTTAATCCAATATTTTTAGATGGTGTGCCTGCATTTGAAGAAGCAAAATTAGTTATTGTAGCCGAAAAATTATATATAGATGATATAAAACCTGAAAACTTCATAGATAAGAACATACCTGAAAAACTATACACAAAGGAAGAGCCTCATATAGTTTATACAGGAAGGGTAAAGAAAATATACGTAAAAGACTGA
- the mgtE gene encoding magnesium transporter — protein MENNTIQTLINEKKYFEIRKYLNELNTVEVSELLNQFESSELIMIFRLLSKNRAADVFSYLDTDHQEMIINTMTDVETKNIFDELYFDDIVDIIEEMPSNVVKKILKNTDAKDRHLINQLLKYPDNSAGSIMTTEYMDLKKDMTVSQAISKIRNTVEDMENVYTCYVIDEVRKLEGVISLKELITSEDDVPVQSIMNKNVISVHTNDDQEKVAEIIKKYNLIVLPVTDDENRLLGIITIDDIMDVVEQEATEDFHKMAGISPVEESYLKTSAFTMARQRISWLIVLMISATFTGRIIKSYEDVLQSVVILSSFIPMLMDTGGNAGAQSSTIVVRALALGEVNIKDTFKILRKEFLISFIVAIVLAAINFLRIISLTKTPLNVAITVSVTLVFVVIISKIIGAFLPIIAKTFKMDPAIMAGPLITTILDALTLTIYFRFAAIFLSNIIK, from the coding sequence ATGGAAAACAACACTATTCAAACACTTATAAATGAAAAAAAATATTTTGAAATTAGAAAATATTTGAATGAATTAAATACTGTTGAAGTTTCAGAACTGTTAAATCAGTTTGAATCTTCTGAATTAATAATGATTTTTCGGCTACTTTCCAAAAACAGGGCAGCAGATGTGTTTTCATATTTGGATACAGACCATCAGGAAATGATTATTAACACTATGACTGATGTCGAAACAAAAAATATATTTGATGAACTTTATTTTGATGATATTGTCGATATTATTGAAGAAATGCCGTCAAATGTAGTAAAAAAGATTTTGAAAAATACTGATGCGAAAGATAGACATTTGATAAACCAATTGTTAAAATATCCTGATAATTCAGCTGGAAGTATTATGACAACTGAATACATGGATTTAAAAAAGGACATGACTGTATCTCAAGCAATTTCAAAAATCAGAAATACTGTTGAAGATATGGAAAATGTTTATACTTGTTATGTAATTGATGAAGTTAGAAAACTAGAAGGAGTAATTTCCTTAAAGGAACTTATTACGAGTGAAGATGACGTTCCCGTCCAAAGTATTATGAATAAAAATGTAATAAGTGTACACACAAATGATGATCAGGAAAAAGTTGCTGAAATAATAAAAAAATATAATCTTATTGTTCTTCCAGTTACAGATGATGAAAATAGACTTTTAGGAATTATTACAATTGACGATATAATGGACGTTGTGGAACAGGAAGCAACAGAAGATTTTCATAAAATGGCCGGAATTTCACCAGTTGAGGAATCTTACCTTAAGACAAGCGCTTTTACTATGGCAAGGCAGAGAATCAGCTGGCTTATTGTGCTTATGATTTCTGCCACATTTACAGGAAGAATTATAAAAAGTTACGAGGATGTACTACAGTCTGTAGTTATACTTTCCTCATTTATTCCAATGCTTATGGATACTGGAGGAAATGCAGGAGCACAATCTTCAACCATTGTAGTCCGTGCTTTAGCATTAGGAGAGGTCAATATAAAAGATACTTTTAAAATACTAAGAAAAGAGTTTCTTATTTCATTTATAGTCGCCATTGTTCTGGCAGCAATTAATTTTCTAAGGATTATATCTTTGACAAAAACTCCTTTGAATGTTGCCATAACAGTTTCGGTAACTCTTGTCTTTGTAGTTATAATTTCGAAAATAATAGGTGCTTTCTTGCCTATCATTGCCAAAACATTTAAAATGGATCCAGCAATAATGGCAGGTCCATTAATAACTACAATACTTGATGCCTTAACTCTTACTATCTATTTTAGATTCGCAGCTATATTTTTGAGCAACATCATAAAATAA
- the mgtE gene encoding magnesium transporter produces the protein MKEIIEALLKEKKYFEIKKQLNELNTVEISDILNQFKSPELVIMIFRLLKKDKAADVFPYLDSERQEMIIHASTDIETREIFDELYFDDIVDIIEEMPSNVVKKILKNTDKKDRHLINQLLKYPENSAGSIMTTEYVDFQKNMTVSEAIELLRKTGKDKENIYTCYVTSENGKLEGVLSLKELIAKKDSTVIEDIMNKKFVSVHTDDDQEVVADLFKKYDFIVMPVVDHEGRILGIITVDDVMDVVDQEVTEDFHKMAGITSSTDDSYLKTSVFTMARQRIGWLAVLMISDTISGNIIQGYEKVLAKSIILTAFIPMLMSSGGNVGSQSSTVVIRSLALGEISPKDAFKVLKKEFSIGIMVSIVLSVLNFVRLITLEKINPTIAFIVSITLVFTIIISKIVGALLPLGAKILKADPAVMATPLITTISDAVTLIIYFKFATTFLRL, from the coding sequence ATGAAAGAAATAATTGAAGCTCTTTTGAAAGAAAAAAAATACTTCGAAATAAAAAAACAATTAAACGAATTAAATACAGTTGAAATTTCTGATATATTAAATCAGTTCAAATCGCCTGAACTTGTGATAATGATTTTTAGACTGTTGAAAAAAGATAAAGCGGCAGATGTATTTCCATATTTGGATTCAGAACGTCAAGAAATGATTATTCATGCATCGACTGATATTGAAACACGTGAAATCTTTGATGAACTGTACTTTGATGATATTGTTGACATTATTGAAGAAATGCCGTCTAATGTTGTAAAGAAAATATTGAAAAATACTGATAAAAAAGATAGACATTTAATAAATCAACTATTAAAGTATCCTGAAAATTCAGCAGGAAGCATTATGACAACTGAATATGTCGATTTTCAAAAAAATATGACTGTTTCAGAAGCAATTGAATTATTAAGAAAAACAGGAAAAGATAAAGAAAATATATATACATGCTATGTTACAAGTGAAAATGGAAAACTTGAGGGAGTACTTTCACTCAAAGAATTAATTGCAAAAAAAGACAGTACAGTAATTGAAGATATTATGAACAAAAAATTTGTAAGTGTTCACACAGATGACGATCAGGAAGTTGTCGCAGATTTGTTCAAAAAATATGATTTTATTGTTATGCCCGTTGTAGATCATGAAGGCAGAATTTTAGGAATTATTACAGTAGATGACGTAATGGATGTTGTCGATCAGGAAGTTACTGAAGATTTTCATAAAATGGCAGGGATTACTTCTTCCACTGATGATTCTTACTTAAAGACAAGCGTTTTTACAATGGCAAGACAAAGAATTGGATGGCTTGCAGTCCTTATGATTTCTGATACAATTTCAGGAAATATAATACAGGGATATGAAAAAGTACTTGCAAAATCAATTATTTTGACAGCATTTATTCCAATGTTAATGTCAAGCGGAGGAAATGTTGGTTCACAATCTTCAACTGTTGTAATCCGTTCACTAGCACTAGGGGAAATTTCTCCAAAAGATGCATTCAAAGTACTTAAAAAAGAATTCTCAATAGGTATTATGGTTTCAATAGTCCTATCAGTTTTAAATTTTGTAAGACTAATTACTTTAGAAAAAATAAATCCGACAATCGCCTTTATTGTTTCAATAACTCTTGTATTTACAATAATAATCTCAAAAATAGTAGGAGCATTGCTTCCACTTGGAGCAAAAATTTTAAAAGCAGATCCAGCTGTTATGGCAACTCCTTTAATAACTACTATTTCAGATGCTGTAACACTTATTATCTATTTTAAATTTGCTACAACATTCTTAAGACTTTAA